A window from Streptomyces sp. NBC_00299 encodes these proteins:
- the purB gene encoding adenylosuccinate lyase, whose amino-acid sequence MTSAPAKPRIPNVLAGRYASTELATLWSPEQKVKLERQLWLAVLRAQKDLGIEVPDEALADYERVLDTVDLASIAEREKVTRHDVKARIEEFNDLAGHEHVHKGMTSRDLTENVEQLQIRLSLELMRDRTVAVLARLGKLAGEYGELVMAGRSHNVAAQATTLGKRFATAADELLVAYGRVEELLGRYPLRGIKGPVGTAQDMLDLLGGDAAKLAELENRIAGHLGFAQAFTSVGQVYPRSLDYEVVTALVQLAAAPSSMAKTIRLMAGHELVTEGFKPGQVGSSAMPHKMNTRSCERVNGLMVILRGYASMTGELAGDQWNEGDVSCSVVRRVALPDAFFALDGLLETFLTVLDEFGAFPAVVARELDRYLPFLATTKVLMGAVRAGVGREVAHEAIKENAVASALAMREQGAERNELLDKLAADERIPLDRAGLDALMADKLSFTGAAADQVGVVVGRIDEIVKQRPEAAGYTPGAIL is encoded by the coding sequence GTGACTTCTGCGCCCGCCAAGCCCCGCATCCCGAACGTCCTCGCCGGACGCTACGCCTCCACCGAGCTCGCCACGCTCTGGTCCCCCGAGCAGAAGGTGAAGCTGGAGCGGCAGCTCTGGCTCGCCGTGCTGCGGGCCCAGAAGGACCTCGGCATCGAGGTGCCGGACGAGGCGCTCGCCGACTACGAGCGTGTCCTCGACACCGTCGACCTGGCCTCCATCGCCGAGCGCGAGAAGGTCACGCGGCACGACGTGAAGGCGCGGATCGAGGAGTTCAACGACCTCGCCGGGCACGAGCACGTCCACAAGGGCATGACCTCGCGCGACCTCACCGAGAACGTGGAGCAGCTGCAGATCCGGCTCTCGCTGGAGCTGATGCGCGACCGCACCGTGGCCGTGCTGGCGCGCCTGGGCAAGCTGGCCGGCGAGTACGGCGAGCTGGTCATGGCCGGCCGCTCCCACAACGTCGCCGCCCAGGCCACGACGCTCGGCAAGCGGTTCGCGACCGCCGCCGACGAGCTGCTCGTCGCGTACGGCCGGGTCGAGGAGCTCCTCGGCCGCTACCCGCTGCGCGGCATCAAGGGCCCGGTCGGCACCGCGCAGGACATGCTGGACCTGCTCGGCGGTGACGCGGCGAAGCTGGCGGAGCTGGAGAACCGGATCGCCGGGCACCTCGGTTTCGCGCAGGCGTTCACCTCGGTCGGCCAGGTCTACCCGCGCTCCCTGGACTACGAAGTCGTGACCGCGCTGGTGCAGCTGGCGGCGGCGCCGTCGTCGATGGCGAAGACGATCCGGCTGATGGCCGGGCACGAGCTGGTGACCGAGGGCTTCAAGCCGGGTCAGGTCGGCTCCTCCGCGATGCCGCACAAGATGAACACCCGCTCCTGCGAGCGCGTCAACGGCCTGATGGTCATCCTGCGCGGCTACGCCTCGATGACCGGCGAGCTGGCGGGCGACCAGTGGAACGAGGGTGACGTGTCCTGCTCGGTGGTGCGCCGGGTCGCGCTGCCGGACGCGTTCTTCGCGCTGGACGGCCTGCTGGAGACGTTCCTGACGGTGCTCGACGAGTTCGGCGCGTTCCCGGCGGTCGTGGCCCGTGAGCTGGACCGCTACCTGCCGTTCCTCGCCACCACCAAGGTGCTGATGGGCGCGGTGCGCGCCGGCGTCGGCCGTGAGGTCGCGCACGAGGCGATCAAGGAGAACGCCGTCGCTTCCGCGCTGGCGATGCGCGAGCAGGGCGCCGAGCGCAACGAACTGCTCGACAAGCTGGCCGCCGACGAGCGCATCCCGCTCGACCGCGCCGGCCTGGACGCCCTGATGGCCGACAAGCTGTCCTTCACGGGTGCCGCGGCCGACCAGGTCGGCGTCGTCGTGGGCCGGATCGACGAGATCGTGAAGCAGCGCCCGGAGGCCGCCGGTTACACGCCGGGGGCGATCCTCTGA
- a CDS encoding SGNH/GDSL hydrolase family protein: protein MQKNPTYSSLVAVGDSFTEGMSDLLPDGSYRGWADLLAGRMAARTPGFRYANLAVRGKLIGQIVDEQVEVAAAMQADVITLVGGLNDTLRPKCDMVRVRALLTEAVERLAPSCKQLVLMRSPGRQGPVLERFRPRMEELFAHVDELAAKHGAVVADLYGAPSLRDPRLWDVDRLHLSAEGHRRVAEAVWQTLGYDPEDTEWRTPIPATLPPGWTSRRVADARFARQHLLPWIGRRLTGRSSGDGRPAKRPHLLPYEETAE, encoded by the coding sequence ATGCAGAAGAACCCCACCTACAGCAGCCTGGTCGCGGTCGGCGACTCCTTCACCGAGGGCATGTCGGACCTGCTCCCGGACGGCTCCTACCGGGGCTGGGCCGACCTCCTCGCCGGCCGGATGGCCGCTCGAACGCCCGGCTTCCGGTACGCCAACCTCGCGGTGCGCGGGAAGCTGATCGGCCAGATAGTCGACGAGCAGGTCGAGGTCGCGGCTGCCATGCAGGCCGACGTGATCACCCTGGTCGGCGGACTCAACGACACCCTGCGCCCCAAGTGCGACATGGTGCGTGTGCGCGCTCTGCTGACCGAGGCCGTGGAGCGGCTGGCCCCGTCCTGCAAGCAGCTGGTCCTGATGCGCAGTCCCGGCCGCCAGGGCCCCGTGCTGGAGCGGTTCCGGCCGCGCATGGAGGAGCTGTTCGCCCACGTGGACGAGCTGGCGGCGAAGCACGGAGCCGTCGTCGCCGACCTGTACGGCGCCCCGTCCCTCAGGGACCCGCGCCTGTGGGACGTGGACCGGCTGCACCTCTCGGCCGAGGGACACCGCAGGGTCGCGGAGGCCGTGTGGCAGACGCTCGGGTACGACCCCGAGGACACCGAGTGGCGCACGCCGATACCGGCCACGCTGCCCCCGGGGTGGACCTCGCGGCGGGTCGCCGACGCACGGTTCGCCCGGCAGCACCTGCTGCCGTGGATCGGCCGCCGCCTGACCGGCCGCTCCTCCGGCGACGGCCGCCCGGCCAAGCGGCCGCATCTGCTGCCGTACGAGGAGACTGCGGAGTAG
- a CDS encoding hemolysin family protein, whose product MTAVQLLIGFATLVVNAFFVGAEFALISVRRSQIEPYADQGDRRAKSVLWGLQHVSALMAAAQLGITLCTLVLGVVAEPAIEHLLEPLFHAVGVPEGAGHVVSFVIALALATYLHMLLGEMVPKNIALAEPVRSALVLGPPLVTLSRALRPVIFTINAFANALLKLMRVETKDEVTATFSDAELARLVRDSGEAGLIDERARERLHDALELGRRPVRDVVLPLERVVYARVGITPEELERLSAESGFSRFPVVDSGRHIVGYLHVKDALDASPRDVPFQVDDMRPIARVRESTPLDDVLTAMRGSRTHLAAVLGSDGRLGGVVTMEDVLRELFGQRA is encoded by the coding sequence ATGACCGCCGTACAGCTGCTCATCGGTTTCGCGACGCTGGTCGTGAACGCCTTCTTCGTGGGCGCCGAGTTCGCGCTCATCTCCGTACGGCGCTCGCAGATCGAGCCGTACGCCGACCAGGGCGACCGGCGCGCCAAGAGCGTGCTGTGGGGCCTGCAGCACGTGTCCGCGCTGATGGCCGCGGCGCAACTCGGCATCACGCTGTGCACGCTGGTGCTCGGTGTGGTCGCGGAGCCCGCCATCGAGCACCTGCTGGAGCCTTTGTTCCACGCGGTGGGCGTGCCGGAGGGCGCGGGGCACGTGGTGTCCTTCGTGATCGCGCTGGCGCTGGCCACGTATCTGCACATGCTGCTCGGCGAGATGGTGCCGAAGAACATCGCGCTGGCCGAGCCGGTGCGCAGCGCCCTGGTGCTCGGCCCGCCGCTGGTCACCCTGTCGCGGGCGCTGCGGCCGGTGATCTTCACGATCAACGCCTTCGCCAACGCGCTCCTGAAGCTGATGCGGGTCGAGACCAAGGACGAGGTCACCGCCACCTTCTCGGACGCCGAACTGGCTCGCCTGGTGCGCGACTCCGGCGAGGCCGGCCTCATCGACGAACGCGCGCGGGAGCGACTGCACGACGCCCTGGAACTGGGCCGCCGGCCGGTGCGCGACGTGGTCCTTCCGCTGGAACGTGTCGTCTACGCGCGCGTGGGCATCACTCCGGAGGAGCTGGAGCGCCTGTCGGCCGAGTCGGGCTTCTCCCGCTTCCCGGTCGTCGACTCCGGCCGCCACATCGTCGGATATCTGCATGTGAAGGACGCGCTGGACGCCTCCCCGCGGGACGTGCCGTTCCAGGTGGACGACATGCGGCCCATCGCGCGCGTCCGGGAGAGCACGCCGCTGGACGACGTGCTCACCGCCATGCGCGGCAGCCGTACGCATCTGGCGGCCGTGCTCGGGAGCGACGGGCGACTGGGCGGGGTGGTGACCATGGAGGACGTGCTGCGGGAGCTGTTCGGACAGCGGGCGTAG
- a CDS encoding ABC transporter ATP-binding protein, producing the protein MTSIEVQALTKEYGNRRAVDDLTFTVLPGRVTGFLGPNGAGKSTTMRLVLGLDRPTSGAATIGGHAYATLREPLRQVGALLDAQAAHGSRTGRDHLRVLAATNRIPNRRVDAALEETGLAPVAGRRVKTYSLGMRQRLGIAAALLGDPEVVLLDEPSNGLDPEGIIWIRELLRRLAGEGRTVLVSSHLMNETASFADHLVVLGRGRLLADTPVREFIHARVEPRVRIRTSDATALRTVLARHGHDAVQHDDGHWSVHQARVDDIGRLMSEAGVPILELAAEEGTLEQAYLDLTAAEAEFTAQPQEA; encoded by the coding sequence ATGACCAGCATCGAAGTCCAAGCCCTCACCAAGGAGTACGGCAACCGGCGAGCCGTGGACGACCTCACCTTCACCGTCCTCCCCGGCCGCGTCACCGGCTTCCTCGGCCCCAACGGCGCCGGGAAGTCCACCACCATGCGGCTCGTCCTCGGCCTCGACCGGCCGACCTCGGGAGCCGCCACCATCGGCGGTCACGCCTACGCCACCCTGCGCGAACCCCTGCGGCAGGTGGGCGCGTTGCTCGATGCCCAGGCCGCGCACGGGTCCCGAACCGGCCGCGACCATCTGCGCGTCCTGGCCGCGACCAACCGCATCCCGAACCGCCGCGTCGACGCGGCGTTGGAGGAGACGGGGCTCGCGCCGGTGGCGGGGCGCAGGGTGAAGACGTACTCCCTGGGTATGCGCCAGCGGCTCGGCATCGCCGCGGCCCTCCTCGGTGACCCCGAGGTCGTCCTGCTGGACGAGCCGTCCAACGGCCTCGACCCCGAAGGCATCATCTGGATCCGCGAGTTGCTGCGCCGTCTCGCGGGGGAGGGGCGCACGGTCCTGGTCTCCAGCCATCTCATGAACGAGACCGCGTCCTTCGCAGATCACCTCGTGGTCCTCGGCAGGGGGCGCCTGCTGGCCGACACCCCCGTGCGGGAGTTCATCCACGCACGCGTGGAACCCCGCGTCCGTATCCGCACCTCGGACGCCACCGCGCTCAGAACCGTCCTCGCCCGCCACGGTCACGACGCCGTCCAGCACGACGACGGGCACTGGAGTGTGCACCAAGCGCGCGTGGACGACATCGGCCGCCTCATGTCCGAGGCAGGCGTCCCCATCCTCGAACTCGCCGCCGAAGAGGGCACATTGGAGCAGGCCTACCTCGATCTGACCGCGGCCGAGGCTGAGTTCACCGCACAGCCACAGGAGGCCTGA
- the mug gene encoding G/U mismatch-specific DNA glycosylase, protein MTRFTAEELEAARDRLVPDVVADGLQVLFCGINPGLMTAATGHHFARPGNRFWPVLHLSGFTPRLLKPSEQEELLSYGLGITNVVARASARADELSAQEYRDGGRLLATKVARLRPRWLAVVGVTAYRAAFDDRKASVGPQERVIGDTRVWVLPNPSGLNAHWTAQAMAEEYARLRMAAEQA, encoded by the coding sequence ATGACGCGCTTCACCGCCGAGGAGTTGGAGGCCGCCCGCGACCGTCTGGTGCCGGACGTCGTCGCGGACGGTCTCCAGGTGCTGTTCTGCGGCATCAACCCCGGTTTGATGACGGCCGCGACCGGTCATCACTTCGCCCGCCCGGGCAACCGTTTCTGGCCGGTCCTGCACCTGTCCGGGTTCACGCCGAGGCTCTTGAAGCCGTCGGAGCAGGAGGAGTTGCTGTCCTACGGGCTCGGCATCACGAACGTCGTGGCGCGGGCGAGCGCGCGAGCCGACGAGCTGAGCGCACAGGAGTACCGCGACGGCGGGCGGCTGCTGGCGACGAAGGTGGCTCGGCTGCGGCCGCGTTGGCTGGCCGTCGTCGGGGTGACCGCCTACCGGGCGGCGTTCGACGACCGCAAAGCGTCGGTGGGGCCGCAGGAGCGGGTGATCGGGGACACGCGCGTGTGGGTGCTGCCGAACCCGAGCGGGCTGAACGCGCATTGGACGGCGCAGGCGATGGCGGAGGAGTACGCCCGGTTGCGGATGGCGGCGGAGCAGGCCTGA
- a CDS encoding sensor histidine kinase produces the protein MVRLLRPFGRAVTYTRLLHLFIGIVWPSMWLFVQEAWWIWLVAAAALAPAALVPAMRTAEGLQARLLLTGHRHEQGSTDIVVAPSASWGDRGRLVVWLEARLLLGYATVTCVTQLLFGTVHLLSAPFDRDFEEGGLFTLGGRGWWNVLLVPLLLVALAATVVASGHLITALARRLLGPTPAERLAAMEERTEQLLERTRIARELHDSIGHALTVAVVQAGAARAARDPAFTDRALDAIEETGRAALEDLERVLGILRESERPVSSRPTLTDADRLLESARASGAKVDIELTGPLDTVPGPVSREGYRILQESLTNVLRHAGAVPVGARIAVADGTLTLEVRNPLTADIPGPGRGSGLRGIRERAALLGGRARTGPDEGYWQVHVELPLS, from the coding sequence ATGGTCCGCTTGCTGCGCCCGTTCGGTCGGGCGGTGACGTACACACGGCTGCTGCATCTGTTCATCGGCATCGTGTGGCCGAGCATGTGGCTGTTCGTGCAGGAAGCGTGGTGGATCTGGCTGGTAGCCGCCGCCGCGCTCGCCCCCGCCGCACTGGTGCCCGCGATGCGGACCGCGGAGGGGCTCCAGGCGAGGCTGCTGCTGACCGGGCACCGGCACGAGCAAGGGAGCACGGACATCGTGGTCGCGCCGTCGGCGTCCTGGGGCGACCGGGGACGGCTCGTCGTCTGGCTGGAGGCGCGGCTGCTGCTGGGCTACGCGACCGTCACATGCGTCACCCAACTGCTCTTCGGCACGGTGCACCTGCTGTCGGCGCCGTTCGACCGGGACTTCGAGGAGGGCGGACTGTTCACCCTCGGCGGCCGCGGCTGGTGGAACGTCCTGCTGGTGCCCCTGCTGCTGGTCGCACTGGCGGCGACGGTGGTCGCCTCCGGCCATCTCATCACGGCACTCGCCCGCCGCCTCCTGGGCCCCACACCCGCCGAGCGCCTCGCGGCCATGGAGGAGCGCACCGAACAGCTCCTGGAACGCACGCGTATCGCCCGTGAACTGCACGACTCCATCGGCCATGCCCTGACCGTCGCCGTGGTGCAGGCGGGCGCCGCCCGCGCGGCCCGCGACCCCGCCTTCACCGACCGGGCCCTGGACGCCATCGAGGAGACCGGCCGGGCCGCCCTGGAGGACCTGGAGCGGGTTCTCGGCATCCTGCGCGAGTCGGAGCGGCCGGTCAGCAGCCGACCGACGCTGACGGACGCGGACCGTCTGCTGGAGTCCGCGCGGGCGTCGGGCGCGAAGGTCGACATCGAGCTGACGGGACCTTTGGACACCGTGCCCGGACCGGTCTCCCGCGAGGGCTACCGCATCCTCCAGGAATCGCTGACCAATGTGCTGCGGCACGCGGGCGCGGTCCCGGTCGGGGCACGCATCGCCGTCGCGGACGGCACGCTCACCCTCGAGGTCCGCAACCCGCTGACCGCCGACATACCCGGGCCCGGCCGGGGCAGTGGCCTGCGCGGGATACGCGAGCGCGCCGCCTTGCTGGGCGGACGTGCGCGGACCGGCCCCGACGAGGGCTACTGGCAGGTACATGTTGAGCTGCCGCTGAGTTGA
- a CDS encoding ABC transporter permease — MAFAPVLHSEWLKIRTLRSLPGALLALFAVTTAFSALAGTDGSSDPEFDPLFTAMFGILPGQIAAIAFGALAVSSEYHGGALRLSLAAVPQRGRWFAAKVTAIAVPALLVGLVTALTALVVARAGLGTAAGGLTTAEQVRGVMGCGIYLMLMALFAAGLTAVLRSGVATLSVLIPFILVVSFVIGDAAGTVADFLPDKAGQIALHQTYDGTLGPWSGLAVTALWTAAALLAGAWSVRRRDA; from the coding sequence ATGGCATTCGCACCCGTACTCCACTCGGAATGGCTCAAGATCCGTACGCTCCGCTCGCTGCCCGGAGCGCTGCTGGCGCTGTTCGCCGTGACCACGGCGTTCTCCGCCCTGGCCGGTACCGACGGGAGCTCCGACCCGGAGTTCGACCCGCTGTTCACGGCCATGTTCGGGATCCTGCCCGGCCAGATCGCCGCTATCGCGTTCGGGGCGCTGGCCGTGTCGTCGGAGTACCACGGGGGTGCGCTGCGACTGTCGCTCGCGGCGGTCCCGCAGCGCGGACGCTGGTTCGCGGCGAAGGTGACAGCCATCGCCGTGCCGGCCCTGCTCGTGGGACTGGTCACGGCCCTCACCGCGCTGGTGGTGGCACGCGCGGGACTCGGTACCGCGGCCGGCGGGCTCACCACGGCCGAGCAGGTGCGCGGGGTCATGGGCTGCGGGATCTACCTCATGCTGATGGCGTTGTTCGCGGCGGGCCTCACCGCGGTGCTGCGCAGCGGTGTCGCCACGCTCTCCGTCCTCATCCCGTTCATCCTCGTCGTGTCGTTCGTGATCGGCGACGCCGCCGGAACCGTCGCGGACTTCCTGCCCGACAAGGCGGGCCAGATCGCCCTTCACCAGACCTACGACGGCACCCTCGGGCCCTGGTCGGGACTCGCGGTGACCGCGCTGTGGACGGCGGCGGCGCTGCTGGCAGGGGCGTGGAGCGTGCGGCGCCGGGACGCCTGA